The Megalops cyprinoides isolate fMegCyp1 chromosome 19, fMegCyp1.pri, whole genome shotgun sequence genome has a window encoding:
- the aimp2 gene encoding aminoacyl tRNA synthase complex-interacting multifunctional protein 2 isoform X2: MPMYQNGEVDPAIRALEARQDEIMRRLYELKAAVDGLAKTVTTPDADLDATTIPQGGAISMLTSTADLDTLLGKDPGALRDIVINAHPARPPLSLLVLHSLLCQRYRVLSTVHVHSSISAVPPPLLTCLGPRDAHSYTRQRFQLGFTLIWKDVPKTQMKFSVQSMCPIEGEGNIARFLYRLLAAEPRDPAAATLADSWVDTAFFQMAEGGSKERAAVLRALNGTLGRSPWLAGAELSLADIVCACCVLQSGSASSAPPNVQKWLKSCENLGHFSRAYALLQ; the protein is encoded by the exons ATGCCCATGTACCAG AATGGAGAGGTGGACCCAGCGATCAGGGCGCTGGAAGCCCGCCAAGATGAGATCATGCGGCGCCTCTACGAGCTGAAGGCAGCCGTGGACGGACTGGCCAAAACAGTCACCACCCCCGACGCAGACCTGGATGCCACCACCATCCCCCAGGGTGGCGCCATCTCCATGCTCACCAGCACGGCTGATCTGGACACGCTGCTGGGCAAG GACCCGGGGGCCCTGAGGGACATCGTGATCAACGCCCACCCTGCCAGGCCTCCCCTGTCCTTGCTGGTCCTGCACAGCCTGCTGTGCCAGCGCTACCGGGTGCTGTCCACCGTCCACGTCCACTCATCCATCTCAGCCGTGCCCCCGCCGCTGCTGACCTGCCTGGGCCCGCGGGACGCCCACAGCTATACCCGCCAGCGCTTCCAGCTGGGCTTCACCCTCATATGGAAAGACG TGCCGAAGACGCAGATGAAGTTCAGCGTGCAGAGTATGTGTCCCATCGAGGGCGAGGGCAACATCGCCCGCTTCCTTTACCGGCTGCTGGCAGCAGAGCCCCGGGACCCGGCCGCCGCCACGCTGGCGGACAGCTGGGTGGACACGGCGTTCTTCCAGATGGCCGAGGGCGGGAGCAAGGAGCGGGCTGCCGTCCTCCGGGCGCTCAACGGGACGCTGGGGCGGAGTCCCTGGCTGGCAGGGGCGGAGCTCTCCCTCGCCGACATCGTGTGCGCCTGCTGTGTGCTCCAATCTGGCTCTGCCTCCTCTGCCCCGCCCAACGTCCAGAAGTGGCTGAAGTCGTGCGAGAACCTGGGCCACTTCAGCCGCGCCTACGCCCTCCTGCAGTGA
- the LOC118794341 gene encoding cytohesin-3-like: MDEDNQVQEDLSPEEKDELSNIRRRKKELLDDIERLKFEIAEVMTEIEQLTCVGESKTSQRNKQIAVGRKKFNMDPKKGIQFLLENDLLQQTPEDIAQFLYKGEGLNKTVIGDYLGERDDFNIKVLQAFVELHEFADLNLVQALRQFLWSFRLPGEAQKIDRMMEAFASRYCQCNPGVFQSTDTCYVLSFAIIMLNTSLHNPNVRDKPAVERFISMNRGINGGGDLPEELLRNLYESIKNEPFKIPEDDGNDLTHTFFNPDREGWLLKLGGRVKTWKRRWFILTDNCLYYFEYTTDKEPRGIIPLENLSIREVEEPRKPNCFELYNPSHKGQVIKACKTEADGRVVEGNHVVYRISAPTPEEKEEWIKSIKASISRDPFYDMLATRKRRIANKK, from the exons TGCAAGAAGACCTGTCCCCAGAGGAAAAAGATGAGCTGTCAAACATACGTCGGAGGAAGAAAGAGCTTCTGGATGACATTGAG cGGTTGAAGTTTGAGATTGCTGAAGTCATGACCGAGATCGAGCAGCTGACCTGCGTGGGGGAGAG CAAAACCTcccaaagaaacaaacagattgCCGTGGGAAGGAAGAAGTTCAACATGGATCCGAAAAAG GGGATCCAGTTCCTCTTGGAGAATGACCTCCTCCAGCAGACACCAGAGGACATTGCGCAGTTCCTCTACAAAGGGGAGGGTCTGAACAAAACTGTCATCGGTGACTACCTTGGAGAGCG gGATGACTTCAACATTAAGGTCCTCCAGGCCTTTGTGGAGCTGCATGAGTTTGCAGATCTTAACCTTGTGCAGGCATTAAG gcAGTTTCTGTGGAGTTTCCGGCTCCCAGGTGAGGCTCAAAAGATTGACAGGATGATGGAGGCCTTTGCCTCACGCTACTGCCAGTGCAACCCAGGAGTCTTCCAGTCCACAG ACACCTGCTACGTCCTCTCCTTCGCCATCATCATGCTGAACACCAGCTTGCACAACCCCAACGTGCGGGACAAGCCAGCGGTGGAACGCTTCATCTCCATGAACCGTGGCATCAACGGGGGCGGAGACCTCCCCGAGGAGCTGCTGCGA AACTTATATGAAAGTATCAAAAATGAACCTTTCAAAATcccagaggatgatgggaacGACCTGACGCACACGTTCTTCAACCCAGATAGAGAAGGGTGGCTGCTGAAGCTGG GAGGAAGAGTGAAAACCTGGAAACGGCGGTGGTTCATTTTGACCGACAACTGCCTGTATTACTTTGAGTACACAACA gATAAGGAGCCACGTGGCATCATCCCTCTGGAGAACCTGAGCatcagggaggtggaggagcccaGGAAGCCT AACTGCTTTGAGCTGTATAACCCCAGTCACAAGGGCCAGGTCATCAAGGCCTGCAAGACGGAGGCGGACGGCAGGGTGGTGGAAGGGAACCACGTGGTCTATCGGATATCCGCCCCCACGCcggaggaaaaggaggagtgGATCAAGTCCATCAA AGCCAGCATCAGCAGGGATCCCTTCTACGACATGCTGGCCACCAGGAAACGACGGATAGCGAACAAGAAGTGA
- the aimp2 gene encoding aminoacyl tRNA synthase complex-interacting multifunctional protein 2 isoform X1: MPMYQVKPISGDIKIDLPTCMYKLPNIHAQNSGCGEHAHQNGEVDPAIRALEARQDEIMRRLYELKAAVDGLAKTVTTPDADLDATTIPQGGAISMLTSTADLDTLLGKDPGALRDIVINAHPARPPLSLLVLHSLLCQRYRVLSTVHVHSSISAVPPPLLTCLGPRDAHSYTRQRFQLGFTLIWKDVPKTQMKFSVQSMCPIEGEGNIARFLYRLLAAEPRDPAAATLADSWVDTAFFQMAEGGSKERAAVLRALNGTLGRSPWLAGAELSLADIVCACCVLQSGSASSAPPNVQKWLKSCENLGHFSRAYALLQ; the protein is encoded by the exons ATGCCCATGTACCAGGTAAAGCCGATCAGTGGTGACATAAAGATTGATTTGCCAACCTGCATGTACAAGTTACCGAATATCCACGCGCAGAACAGCGGCTGCGGAGAGCATGCGCACCAG AATGGAGAGGTGGACCCAGCGATCAGGGCGCTGGAAGCCCGCCAAGATGAGATCATGCGGCGCCTCTACGAGCTGAAGGCAGCCGTGGACGGACTGGCCAAAACAGTCACCACCCCCGACGCAGACCTGGATGCCACCACCATCCCCCAGGGTGGCGCCATCTCCATGCTCACCAGCACGGCTGATCTGGACACGCTGCTGGGCAAG GACCCGGGGGCCCTGAGGGACATCGTGATCAACGCCCACCCTGCCAGGCCTCCCCTGTCCTTGCTGGTCCTGCACAGCCTGCTGTGCCAGCGCTACCGGGTGCTGTCCACCGTCCACGTCCACTCATCCATCTCAGCCGTGCCCCCGCCGCTGCTGACCTGCCTGGGCCCGCGGGACGCCCACAGCTATACCCGCCAGCGCTTCCAGCTGGGCTTCACCCTCATATGGAAAGACG TGCCGAAGACGCAGATGAAGTTCAGCGTGCAGAGTATGTGTCCCATCGAGGGCGAGGGCAACATCGCCCGCTTCCTTTACCGGCTGCTGGCAGCAGAGCCCCGGGACCCGGCCGCCGCCACGCTGGCGGACAGCTGGGTGGACACGGCGTTCTTCCAGATGGCCGAGGGCGGGAGCAAGGAGCGGGCTGCCGTCCTCCGGGCGCTCAACGGGACGCTGGGGCGGAGTCCCTGGCTGGCAGGGGCGGAGCTCTCCCTCGCCGACATCGTGTGCGCCTGCTGTGTGCTCCAATCTGGCTCTGCCTCCTCTGCCCCGCCCAACGTCCAGAAGTGGCTGAAGTCGTGCGAGAACCTGGGCCACTTCAGCCGCGCCTACGCCCTCCTGCAGTGA